A section of the Malus sylvestris chromosome 17, drMalSylv7.2, whole genome shotgun sequence genome encodes:
- the LOC126610486 gene encoding uncharacterized protein LOC126610486 isoform X2, with amino-acid sequence MSMAAEIKPVENPGDYDPWFEAVSSGDWCKAKVFLTQHPSAITATDSFGDTALHNAVFAWHEQIVEELVQLMTEEQLETKNKWGLTALAIAAGEENIKMVECLVAKNKKLLGIADHNQMTPILIAAENHRWDIVRYLYSQTPLEDLKPDKGPCGSQLVIYCLQAKQFDIVLKLLDYCPALGYAKGFESYPIYEFALLPSAFPSGTSLKFWQRWIYKYIHVEHAPSVSDARINVQNQENEQGDQRNSTVFGLLQGLLSRLSESLGINRIRDLKLLHVRSLEILDSTCDEIKHLNNEEMMRYKPYEIVFNAVENGIVEIVISLCKAKPELLVKKRRREGQNKESIFPESIFQESIFHYAVECRQEKVYSLIYGAGKRNYLATFKNSRVERMLYYAGMLSPLAKEKLDRISGAALQMQREWQWYKEVESMVSALGTSPFKEDGLKDARLLFTKNHKELHEKGEKWMKDTASSYIIFSALIITIMFAAAFTVPGGNNQETGFPIFLNEKLFMAFVVSDVISLFSSVTSTLMFLSILTSRYAEDDFLKSLPTKMIIGLSTLFISVTTMMVAFYSAICLMLRDRSWIIIPIIQLACASVFFFVWMQFPLLLEIVVSTYGVMFDRKV; translated from the exons ATGAGCATGGCAGCAGAGATCAAGCCAGTAGAAAACCCAG GTGATTATGATCCTTGGTTCGAAGCTGTAAGCAGTGGTGATTGGTGTAAAGCGAAGGTGTTTCTCACCCAACACCCCAGTGCAATAACAGCAACGGATTCATTTGGGGACACAGCTCTTCACAACGCAGTATTCGCGTGGCACGAGCAAATTGTGGAAGAGCTGGTGCAGTTGATGACGGAAGAGCAATTGGAGACCAAAAATAAATGGGGTCTGACGGCTCTTGCTATTGCTGCTGGAGAAGAAAACATCAAGATGGTTGAATGCTTGGTTGCGAAGAACAAGAAACTACTCGGTATTGCCGATCACAACCAAATGACTCCGATTCTCATTGCCGCTGAGAATCACCGATGGGATATAGTTCGGTACCTCTACTCTCAAACTCCACTCGAAGATCTAAAGCCAGATAAAGGCCCTTGCGGCTCTCAACTTGTTATCTATTGTCTTCAGGCCAAACAATTTG ATATTGTATTAAAGTTACTTGACTATTGCCCGGCCTTGGGATATGCTAAAGGCTTTGAAAGTTACCCTATATATGAATTTGCTCTTCTGCCCTCTGCATTTCCGAGTGGGACGTCGCTCAAATTCTGGCAACGGTGGATTTATAAAT ATATACACGTAGAGCATGCTCCTTCCGTCAGTGATGCTCGGATAAATGTTCAAAATCAAGAAAATGAACAAGGTGATCAAAGGAATAGCACAG TCTTCGGTTTATTACAAGGACTTCTATCGAGGCTTTCAGAGTCTTTGG GAATCAACCGCATTCGTGATCTGAAATTGCTCCATGTTCGGTCACTTGAAATTTTGGACAGCACTTGTGACGAGATAAAACATTTAAATAATGAAGAAATGATGAGATATAAACCATATGAAATAGTATTCAATGCTGTTGAAAATGGGATTGTTGAGATCGTTATTTCTTTATGCAAAGCCAAACCAGAGTTATTGGTCAAAAAAAGACGAAGGGAAGGACAAAACAAAGAGTCCATATTTCCAGAGTCCATATTTCAAGAGTCCATATTTCATTACGCTGTTGAATGCCGTCAAGAAAAAGTTTATAGCCTTATATACGGGGCTGGTAAAAGAAATTACCTTGCGACTTTTAAAAATAGTCGGGTGGAAAGAATGCTATATTATGCTGGGATGTTATCTCCATTGGCAAAGGAAAAGCTTGATCGTATTTCAGGTGCAGCCTTGCAAATGCAGAGAGAATGGCAATGGTACAAG GAGGTAGAGAGTATGGTTTCAGCCCTGGGAACCTCACCTTTTAAAGAAGATGGTTTGAAAGATGCTAGATTATTATTTACCAAGAACCACAAGGAATTGCATGAGAAAGGAGAAAAGTGGATGAAAGACACAGCAAGTTCTTACATAATTTTCAGTGCCCTCATTATTACAATCATGTTTGCTGCAGCATTCACAGTTCCGGGTGGAAACAATCAAGAAACAGGGTTTCCCATTTTCttaaatgaaaagttatttATGGCTTTTGTAGTTTCAGATGTAATTTCGCTTTTTTCTTCTGTAACTTCAACGTTGATGTTTCTGAGCATCCTTACATCGCGTTATGCTGAAGATGATTTTCTCAAATCCTTACCCACAAAGATGATAATAGGCCTTTCCACACTCTTCATCTCTGTTACGACCATGATGGTTGCCTTCTATTCTGCCATATGCCTCATGCTTCGTGACAGATCATGGATTATTATTCCAATAATTCAACTTGCTTGTGCTTccgtatttttttttgtttggatgcAATTTCCCCTTCTTCTTGAGATTGTCGTGTCTACCTATGGCGTAATGTTCGATAGGAAAGTCTAA